Proteins co-encoded in one Ornithorhynchus anatinus isolate Pmale09 chromosome 14, mOrnAna1.pri.v4, whole genome shotgun sequence genomic window:
- the PDGFB gene encoding platelet-derived growth factor subunit B, which translates to MRMSFGGLSPGPGGRRPPPTCPEPRGRGAGVGMNCWALFLSLWYLPLVSAEGDPIPEEIFEMLSDRSIRSIGDLQRLLQIDSVEEDVTELELNLTQSHSDGDMAVLSRQKRDLGNVNRPEDVNKATAGALPAVIAECKTRTEVFEISRRLVDPTNANFLVWPPCVEVQRCSGCCNNRNVRCRPSKVQLRHVQVRKIEITRKKPTFKKAIVVLEDHMACKCETVVAPRSLVRSSGKPRVYQGAVTPWKPRVRRPPKGKHRKFKHTHDKKALKESLMA; encoded by the exons ATGCGGATGAGCTTCGGCGGCCtgagccccgggcccggagggAGGCGCCCCCCGCCCACGTGTCCGGAGCCTCGAGGCCGCGGGGCCGGCGTCGGCATGAATTGCTgggccctcttcctctccctctggtaCCTGCCCCTGGTCAGCGCGGAG GGGGATCCCATCCCTGAGGAGATCTTCGAGATGCTGAGCGACCGCTCCATCCGGTCCATCGGCGACCTCCAGCGTCTCCTGCAGATAGACTCCGTAG AGGAAGATGTTACCGAGTTGGAGCTGAATTTAACCCAATCCCATTCTGATGGCGACATGGCTGTCTTGTCCCGGCAGAAGCGGGACCTAG ggAATGTGAACAGGCCCGAGGACGTGAACAAGGCTACGGCCGGGGCCCTGCCGGCCGTGATTGCCGAATGCAAGACCCGGACGGAGGTGTTCGAGATCTCCCGGCGCCTCGTGGACCCCACCAACGCCAACTTCCTGGTGTGGCCGCCCTGCGTGGAGGTTCAACGCTGTTCTGGCTGCTGCAACAACCGTAACGTGCGCTGCCGTCCCTCCAAGGTGCAGCTGAGACACGTCCAG GTGAGGAAGATTGAAATCACCAGGAAGAAGCCGACCTTTAAGAAAGCCATCGTGGTGCTGGAGGATCACATGGCGTGCAAGTGTGAGACGGTGGTGGCTCCTCGGTCCTTGGTCCGCAGCTCAGGGAAGCCCCGGGTGTACCAAG gGGCCGTGACCCCCTGGAAGCCGCGGGTCCGGCGGCCGCCCAAGGGGAAACACCGGAAGTTCAAGCACACCCACGACAAGAAAGCACTGAAGGAGAGCCTCATGGCGTAG